One region of Skermanella mucosa genomic DNA includes:
- a CDS encoding c-type cytochrome produces MPFAPPTIGRFLIAAAALLVAAMPARAQLVGHGGMVKGVAVSADGSRAASAGFDYSVMLWDPKAAAAVALMHGHEAAVNAVAFTPDGSRVVSGGDDGKVILWRLGQGAPERVMAGHKGRVAAVAVAPDGLTAASAAWDRTVRLWDLESGAQLAELTGHAGNVNAVAFTPDGARLVSAGEDGTVRLWNRSDGTEIKALGSGLPVNALALTPDGARAVAGGIDGTVRIWNLETGTEEAGPVVGDPAPVLAVAVSPDGSLGAVSGVTGGITVWAPADGRVLHALAGHRGPVWALAFEPDGKRLLTAGGDGAIRLWDAATGQEIRTGASRLAASDVPRDAQGERGAELFRRCSACHTVTPDGGNRAGPTLYGVFGRRVGTVPGYPYSPALRDGTIVWTAETVGDLFKRGPDVVTPGTKMPVQTIGNDAEREELIRWLEKVTAPR; encoded by the coding sequence GTGCCCTTCGCACCGCCAACCATCGGCCGCTTCCTGATCGCGGCCGCAGCGCTGCTGGTCGCCGCGATGCCGGCGCGGGCGCAGCTTGTCGGCCATGGCGGCATGGTCAAGGGGGTGGCCGTCTCGGCCGACGGCAGCCGCGCCGCGAGCGCCGGGTTCGATTATTCGGTGATGCTGTGGGACCCCAAGGCGGCGGCGGCCGTGGCGCTGATGCACGGGCACGAGGCGGCGGTCAACGCGGTCGCCTTCACGCCCGACGGAAGCCGCGTCGTCAGCGGCGGGGACGACGGGAAGGTGATCCTCTGGCGGCTGGGGCAGGGCGCTCCGGAGCGGGTCATGGCCGGCCACAAGGGGCGGGTCGCCGCCGTCGCGGTGGCGCCGGACGGGCTGACGGCGGCTTCGGCGGCCTGGGACCGCACGGTCCGGCTGTGGGACCTGGAGAGCGGCGCCCAACTGGCCGAACTGACGGGACATGCCGGCAACGTCAACGCCGTGGCCTTCACGCCCGACGGTGCACGGCTGGTCAGCGCCGGGGAGGACGGCACGGTCCGCCTCTGGAACCGGTCAGACGGAACGGAGATCAAGGCGCTGGGTAGTGGCCTGCCTGTCAACGCCCTGGCGCTGACTCCCGACGGCGCGCGTGCCGTGGCGGGCGGGATCGACGGTACCGTCCGGATCTGGAACCTGGAAACCGGGACCGAGGAGGCCGGTCCCGTGGTCGGCGATCCGGCCCCGGTGCTCGCGGTGGCGGTCTCGCCCGACGGCTCCCTCGGTGCGGTTTCCGGAGTGACCGGCGGCATCACCGTGTGGGCGCCGGCGGACGGGCGCGTGCTCCATGCCCTGGCGGGGCATCGCGGCCCGGTCTGGGCGCTGGCCTTCGAACCGGACGGGAAGCGGCTGCTGACTGCGGGGGGAGACGGGGCGATCCGCCTCTGGGATGCCGCGACCGGGCAGGAAATCCGCACCGGCGCCTCCCGGCTGGCGGCCTCCGACGTGCCGCGGGACGCGCAGGGGGAACGCGGGGCGGAGCTGTTCCGCCGGTGCAGCGCCTGCCACACGGTCACTCCCGACGGCGGCAATCGGGCGGGGCCGACGCTCTACGGCGTGTTCGGCCGCCGGGTCGGCACCGTTCCGGGCTATCCCTACTCGCCGGCGCTCCGGGACGGGACCATCGTGTGGACCGCCGAGACTGTCGGCGACCTGTTCAAGCGCGGGCCTGACGTTGTGACGCCGGGCACCAAGATGCCGGTCCAGACCATCGGCAACGACGCGGAGCGGGAAGAGCTGATCCGCTGGCTGGAAAAAGTAACGGCGCCCCGCTGA
- a CDS encoding LysR family transcriptional regulator — MRSLNLDQLRTLVEVVEGGSFSAAARRLNLSQPAVSQQIRELEGRFGVQLVERLGKRAFATPAGRDLVEHAHRLAHEADLAAAAMRRHREGWLGRVRIGTGATYLAYFFTPILRKLREQHPNIELVITVGTTQGIVDGMLRNEIDIGAVTLPVDERLFEVTYIRSDPMQAVLPTSYPDIPETVTPDYMARQPLILEYAKATTGMMVRQWLAASGTPPRPAMELDMIEAIKTTVAAGLGVSILPFEAVLRRPLPEGMAVRPLSPPVHRRLGLIRRRDKEADPALRQVREALLELANT, encoded by the coding sequence ATGAGGAGCCTGAATCTCGACCAGCTCCGGACCCTGGTCGAAGTGGTGGAAGGCGGCAGCTTCTCCGCAGCGGCGCGCCGGCTCAACCTCAGCCAGCCGGCGGTCAGCCAACAGATCCGCGAGCTGGAAGGCCGCTTCGGCGTCCAGCTGGTCGAGCGGCTGGGCAAGCGGGCCTTCGCCACCCCTGCCGGCCGCGATCTGGTCGAGCATGCCCATCGCCTGGCGCACGAGGCCGATCTGGCGGCCGCCGCCATGAGGCGGCACCGGGAAGGCTGGCTGGGCCGGGTGAGGATCGGCACCGGCGCGACCTACCTGGCTTATTTCTTCACGCCGATCCTGCGGAAGCTTCGCGAGCAGCATCCGAACATCGAGCTGGTCATCACCGTGGGCACCACCCAGGGCATCGTCGACGGCATGCTGCGCAACGAGATCGACATCGGGGCCGTGACCCTGCCGGTGGACGAGCGCCTGTTCGAGGTGACCTATATCCGCAGCGATCCCATGCAGGCCGTCCTGCCGACCAGCTACCCGGACATCCCGGAGACGGTCACGCCCGACTACATGGCGCGCCAGCCGCTGATCCTGGAGTATGCCAAGGCGACCACCGGCATGATGGTCCGGCAATGGCTTGCCGCCTCGGGGACGCCGCCGCGTCCCGCCATGGAGCTGGACATGATCGAGGCGATCAAGACCACCGTGGCGGCCGGCCTGGGCGTATCGATCCTGCCGTTCGAGGCGGTCCTGCGCCGTCCCCTGCCGGAGGGAATGGCGGTCCGCCCGCTGTCGCCGCCGGTCCACCGCCGGCTGGGCCTGATCCGGCGCCGGGACAAGGAGGCCGACCCGGCGCTGCGCCAAGTCCGGGAAGCGCTGCTGGAACTGGCGAACACCTGA
- a CDS encoding flagellar motor protein MotB, with amino-acid sequence MAKGGGERPIIIKRIEISGGGHHGGAWKVAYADFVTAMMAFFLLLWLLGSTTEDQRKSLADYFSPSPAVSSSNSGSGGLLGGVTISVPGSLSSPNAAFTAQESAPSTLVAPTENDGDSQGAGEGAEGEDSGSGQQAAGAPPKPGAPPSLTPEQREKRQFDRAAEELKKAIENSPDLQGLKNNLLVDQTPEGMRVQIVDAEGKSMFALGSTQMNEDMRKLLARVVQAIGPLPNKVAIRGHTDATPFANNPQGNWDLSSQRAGATLRALSAMGLNPGRIADVSGRAEVDPLFPENPNDPRNRRISIILFKQAQ; translated from the coding sequence ATGGCCAAGGGCGGCGGCGAGCGTCCCATCATCATCAAGAGGATCGAGATCAGCGGTGGCGGCCACCACGGCGGCGCCTGGAAGGTGGCCTATGCCGACTTCGTGACCGCCATGATGGCGTTCTTCCTGCTGCTGTGGCTGCTCGGCTCGACCACCGAGGACCAGCGCAAGAGCCTGGCCGACTATTTCTCGCCGAGCCCGGCGGTCTCCAGTTCCAACAGCGGCTCCGGCGGGCTGCTGGGCGGCGTCACCATATCCGTGCCGGGCAGCCTCTCCTCGCCCAACGCCGCCTTCACCGCCCAGGAGAGCGCGCCGAGCACGCTGGTCGCCCCGACCGAGAACGACGGCGACAGCCAGGGCGCCGGCGAGGGGGCGGAGGGCGAGGACAGCGGGTCCGGCCAGCAGGCGGCCGGCGCCCCGCCCAAGCCCGGCGCCCCGCCGTCCCTGACGCCGGAACAGCGCGAGAAGCGCCAGTTCGACCGCGCGGCGGAGGAGCTGAAGAAGGCGATCGAGAACTCCCCCGACCTCCAGGGCCTGAAGAACAACCTGTTGGTGGACCAGACGCCGGAAGGCATGCGGGTGCAGATCGTCGATGCCGAGGGCAAGAGCATGTTCGCGCTCGGCAGCACCCAGATGAACGAAGACATGCGCAAGCTGCTGGCCCGTGTCGTCCAGGCGATCGGACCGCTGCCCAACAAAGTCGCGATCCGCGGCCACACCGACGCCACCCCGTTCGCCAACAATCCCCAGGGCAACTGGGACCTGTCCAGCCAGCGCGCCGGCGCCACGCTGCGGGCGCTGTCCGCCATGGGCCTGAACCCCGGCCGCATCGCCGACGTCAGCGGCCGCGCGGAGGTGGACCCGCTGTTCCCGGAGAATCCGAACGACCCGCGCAACCGGAGGATTTCGATCATCCTGTTCAAGCAGGCGCAGTGA
- a CDS encoding S41 family peptidase codes for MPQKFVSAAFMSLVLMAPLPVLAQPPAATPAKAAPAQTSVDERALNLFSEVFERVRGQYVEKMTDEQLVKAAIEGMLTSLDPHSSFLDTEDFAEMQVQTRGEFGGLGIEVTLENGYVKVISPIDDTPAARAGFQSGDLITQIDGEPVQGLTLKQAVERMRGPVGQPIKVMVRRGAAEAAPFEVNLTREVIRSQPVKSRAEGDVGYIRITGFSRQTQPGLEKAVQSLQQQLGNRLIGYVVDLRNNPGGLLDQAVSVADSFLDKGNIVSTRGRDGVETQRFDATSGDLTKGLPIVVLVNGGSASASEIVAGALQDQHRAVLMGTQTFGKGSVQTIMPLPDQKAMKITTARYYTPSGRSIQALGVTPDITVEQAKLEQVAQTPGRKESDLRGALSNDTLSKDAPRGQPPAATPAPGAAPAPAAPAVPGSAEDYQLRRAVDLLVGTSLFRQLPAQPPAQPKVTKTAG; via the coding sequence ATGCCGCAGAAATTCGTCTCCGCCGCCTTCATGTCGCTGGTGCTCATGGCGCCGCTGCCGGTCCTGGCGCAGCCCCCGGCGGCGACACCGGCCAAGGCGGCGCCCGCCCAAACTTCGGTCGATGAGCGGGCGCTGAACCTGTTCAGCGAGGTGTTCGAACGGGTCCGGGGGCAGTATGTCGAGAAGATGACCGACGAGCAGCTCGTCAAGGCCGCGATCGAGGGCATGCTGACCTCGCTCGATCCCCATTCCAGCTTCCTCGACACCGAGGACTTCGCCGAGATGCAGGTGCAGACCCGCGGCGAGTTCGGCGGGCTGGGCATCGAGGTCACGCTGGAGAACGGCTACGTCAAGGTGATCTCGCCGATCGACGACACTCCGGCGGCGCGCGCCGGGTTCCAGAGCGGCGACCTGATCACCCAGATCGACGGCGAGCCGGTCCAGGGCCTGACCCTCAAGCAGGCGGTCGAGCGGATGCGCGGCCCGGTCGGCCAGCCGATCAAGGTCATGGTCCGCCGCGGCGCGGCCGAGGCGGCGCCGTTCGAAGTGAACCTGACGCGCGAGGTGATCAGGAGCCAGCCGGTCAAGTCGCGGGCGGAGGGCGACGTCGGCTATATCCGCATCACCGGCTTCAGCCGCCAGACCCAGCCGGGGCTGGAGAAGGCCGTGCAGTCGCTCCAGCAGCAGCTCGGCAACCGGCTGATCGGCTATGTGGTCGACCTGCGCAACAACCCCGGCGGCCTGCTGGACCAGGCGGTCTCGGTCGCCGACAGCTTCCTGGACAAGGGCAACATCGTCTCGACCCGGGGCCGCGACGGGGTGGAGACCCAGCGGTTCGACGCCACGTCCGGCGACCTGACCAAGGGCCTGCCGATCGTGGTCCTGGTCAACGGCGGCTCGGCCTCCGCGTCGGAGATCGTGGCGGGCGCGCTCCAGGATCAGCACCGGGCCGTCCTGATGGGCACCCAGACCTTCGGCAAGGGATCGGTCCAGACGATCATGCCGCTGCCCGACCAGAAGGCCATGAAGATCACCACCGCCCGCTACTACACCCCGTCGGGCCGGTCGATCCAGGCGCTCGGCGTCACCCCCGACATCACGGTGGAGCAGGCCAAGCTGGAGCAGGTCGCCCAGACGCCGGGCCGGAAGGAATCGGACCTGCGCGGCGCCCTGTCCAACGACACGCTGTCCAAGGACGCGCCGCGCGGACAGCCGCCGGCCGCCACACCCGCCCCCGGTGCCGCGCCGGCCCCGGCCGCTCCCGCCGTTCCCGGCAGCGCCGAGGACTACCAGCTCCGCCGCGCGGTCGACCTGCTGGTCGGAACCTCGCTTTTCCGCCAGCTTCCGGCGCAGCCGCCGGCCCAGCCGAAAGTGACCAAGACCGCGGGCTGA
- the motA gene encoding flagellar motor stator protein MotA has product MLAIGGLVFLFICVFGVYAMTGGNMAIVMGALPHEMATIGGAAVGTFLISNSGHVIKHSLKDMAKVIKGAKFKKSDYMDILTLMFQLLKLAKNKGTVAIEPHIEKPSESPIFQAYPKITHDHFAQDLICDYLRMVSMSQDDPHQVEDIMDREIKGFLAEGDHVAHAFQGMADALPALGIVAAVLGVVKTMGSLNEPPPVLGKMIGGALVGTFLGVLLAYGIFGPIATRLKGIYEDEIKFYHVIRVIITAHLHGQAPQISVETGRKAISHEYMPSFAEVEEKLNSLPPV; this is encoded by the coding sequence ATGCTCGCAATCGGTGGTCTCGTTTTTCTTTTCATTTGCGTGTTCGGCGTCTACGCGATGACGGGCGGCAACATGGCGATCGTCATGGGCGCCTTGCCGCACGAGATGGCGACCATCGGCGGGGCGGCGGTCGGCACCTTCCTGATCTCCAACAGCGGGCACGTGATCAAGCACTCGCTGAAGGACATGGCCAAGGTCATCAAGGGGGCCAAGTTCAAGAAGTCCGACTACATGGACATCCTGACCCTGATGTTCCAACTGCTGAAACTGGCCAAGAACAAGGGCACCGTCGCGATCGAGCCGCATATCGAGAAGCCGAGCGAGAGCCCGATCTTCCAGGCCTATCCCAAGATCACCCACGACCATTTCGCGCAGGACCTGATCTGCGACTATCTGCGCATGGTCTCCATGAGCCAGGACGACCCCCACCAGGTCGAGGACATCATGGACCGCGAGATCAAGGGCTTCCTGGCCGAGGGCGACCACGTGGCCCACGCGTTCCAGGGCATGGCCGACGCCCTGCCGGCGCTCGGCATCGTCGCGGCGGTGCTGGGCGTGGTGAAGACCATGGGCTCGCTGAACGAGCCGCCGCCCGTGCTCGGCAAGATGATCGGCGGCGCGCTGGTCGGCACCTTCCTGGGCGTGCTCCTGGCCTACGGCATCTTCGGCCCGATCGCCACGCGGCTGAAGGGCATCTACGAGGACGAAATCAAGTTCTACCACGTGATCCGGGTGATCATCACCGCGCACCTGCACGGGCAGGCGCCGCAGATCAGCGTGGAGACCGGCCGGAAGGCCATTTCCCACGAATACATGCCGAGCTTCGCCGAAGTCGAGGAGAAGCTGAACAGCCTGCCGCCGGTGTGA
- a CDS encoding ABC transporter ATP-binding protein, giving the protein MSTLDIDGVGRVFPPARRGGAATVALQPTDLAVADNDFITILGPSGCGKSTLLRIVAGLDLPSQGRVLMDGRPVGGPGPDRGMVFQSYSLFPWMTVRDNICFGLREKGLPKARQKEISDYFLERVGLRQFADHFPKTLSGGMKQRTALARALANDPKVLLLDEPFGALDHQTRALMQELLLGIWEADQKTVLFVTHDIDEAIFLANRVVVMTARPGRIKCDIPIDLPHPRTYTIKTTPRFAEYKARLTEEIRVETIRADAMVAG; this is encoded by the coding sequence ATGAGCACCTTGGATATCGACGGCGTCGGGCGGGTCTTTCCCCCGGCACGGCGGGGCGGCGCGGCTACCGTGGCACTCCAGCCGACCGACCTGGCCGTGGCGGACAACGACTTCATCACGATCCTGGGACCGTCCGGCTGCGGCAAGTCCACCCTGCTGCGCATCGTCGCCGGCCTGGACCTGCCCAGCCAGGGCCGGGTGCTGATGGACGGCCGGCCGGTCGGCGGGCCTGGACCCGACCGCGGCATGGTCTTCCAGTCCTACAGCCTTTTCCCCTGGATGACGGTGCGCGACAATATCTGCTTCGGGCTGCGCGAGAAGGGCTTGCCGAAGGCCCGGCAGAAGGAGATCTCCGACTATTTCCTGGAGCGCGTCGGCCTGCGCCAGTTCGCCGACCATTTCCCCAAGACGCTGTCCGGCGGCATGAAGCAGCGCACGGCGCTGGCCCGGGCGCTCGCCAACGACCCCAAGGTGCTGCTGCTGGACGAGCCGTTCGGGGCCCTGGACCACCAGACCCGGGCGCTGATGCAGGAGCTTCTGCTGGGCATCTGGGAGGCCGACCAAAAGACCGTCCTGTTCGTCACCCACGACATCGACGAGGCGATCTTCCTGGCGAACCGCGTGGTCGTCATGACGGCGCGGCCCGGCCGGATCAAATGCGACATCCCGATCGACCTGCCGCACCCCCGCACCTACACGATCAAGACGACGCCGCGGTTCGCCGAGTACAAGGCCCGCCTTACCGAGGAAATCCGGGTGGAGACGATCCGGGCGGACGCCATGGTGGCGGGGTAG
- a CDS encoding ABC transporter permease: MPDLFNPLKPVPPGRRIALGVLGFVTVVALWWAVTASGLVKPLFLAGPWDTLKAGYALFFEFGFAGDVAVTVGRVFGGFLIATAVAVPLGILMGAFKPVEAFFEPLISFARYLPASAFIPLLILWAGVGEAQKLSVIFIGAVFQICLMVAVIVGGTRAELVEAAYTLGAKNRGVVLRVMLPAAAPQIFETLRLVLGWAWTYVIVAELIGASAGIGFMIIDAQRFLDTGQMIFGIFVIGVIGLVSDFLFKQVNRHLFSWAS, from the coding sequence ATGCCGGATCTTTTCAATCCCCTCAAGCCGGTGCCCCCCGGGCGCCGGATAGCGCTTGGCGTCCTGGGGTTCGTCACGGTGGTGGCCCTGTGGTGGGCCGTCACCGCCAGCGGCCTCGTCAAGCCTCTGTTCCTGGCCGGCCCCTGGGACACGCTGAAGGCTGGATACGCCCTGTTCTTCGAGTTCGGCTTCGCCGGCGACGTCGCCGTGACGGTCGGGCGGGTGTTCGGCGGCTTCCTGATCGCCACGGCGGTCGCGGTGCCGCTCGGCATCCTGATGGGCGCGTTCAAGCCGGTCGAAGCCTTCTTCGAGCCGCTGATCTCCTTCGCGCGCTACCTGCCGGCCTCTGCCTTCATCCCGCTGCTGATCCTGTGGGCGGGGGTGGGCGAGGCGCAGAAGCTGTCCGTGATCTTCATCGGCGCGGTCTTCCAGATCTGCCTGATGGTCGCGGTGATCGTCGGCGGCACCCGCGCCGAACTGGTCGAGGCGGCCTATACCCTGGGGGCGAAGAACCGCGGGGTCGTGCTCCGGGTCATGCTGCCGGCGGCGGCGCCCCAGATCTTCGAGACCCTGCGGCTGGTGCTGGGCTGGGCCTGGACCTACGTGATCGTCGCCGAGCTGATCGGGGCCAGCGCCGGCATCGGCTTCATGATCATCGACGCCCAGCGTTTCCTGGACACCGGGCAGATGATCTTCGGCATCTTCGTGATCGGGGTGATCGGGCTGGTTTCCGACTTCCTGTTCAAGCAGGTGAACCGGCACCTGTTCTCCTGGGCCAGCTGA
- a CDS encoding ABC transporter substrate-binding protein: MMRRCFGVLSALAMAVAASTSALGADLPKVTLAMSGWTGFAPITLAQKAGIFERNGVQVEIKKMPTSNRHQAMASGDVQAITTTVDTHILYASSGVPVTQVLVLDTSSGGDGIAARDGIGSLKDAKGKSVAVQFGGVPQFWLAYLLKQQGMKLDDLKLTNLEPKDAASAFVAGQFDLAVTYEPYLSTVRANNAGKIIVTSAETPGVIVDTLAFQPDYIASNPKVVQAMVKSWFEALDMIKAQPEEAYRIMGADVNQTPEQFQASAKFVQWYDRDMNRTYMAETLPKFLKEANDVMVEARLVRRPADVSTMVDASFVK, encoded by the coding sequence ATGATGAGACGATGCTTCGGCGTATTGTCGGCCCTGGCCATGGCGGTCGCCGCCTCCACCTCGGCGCTGGGAGCCGATTTGCCCAAGGTGACCCTGGCGATGAGCGGCTGGACCGGCTTCGCCCCGATCACCCTGGCGCAGAAGGCCGGCATCTTCGAGCGCAACGGCGTCCAGGTCGAGATCAAGAAGATGCCGACCTCCAACCGGCACCAGGCGATGGCGTCGGGCGACGTGCAGGCGATCACGACCACGGTCGATACCCACATCCTGTACGCGTCGAGCGGCGTCCCGGTCACGCAGGTGCTGGTGCTCGACACCTCCTCCGGCGGCGACGGCATCGCCGCGCGGGACGGCATCGGGTCGCTAAAGGACGCCAAGGGCAAGTCGGTGGCGGTGCAGTTCGGCGGCGTCCCGCAGTTCTGGCTGGCCTACCTTCTCAAGCAGCAGGGCATGAAGCTCGACGACCTCAAGCTGACCAACCTGGAGCCCAAGGACGCGGCCAGCGCCTTCGTCGCCGGCCAGTTCGACCTGGCCGTCACGTACGAGCCGTACCTGTCCACGGTGCGGGCCAACAATGCCGGCAAGATCATCGTCACCTCGGCCGAGACGCCCGGCGTGATCGTCGATACCCTGGCGTTCCAGCCGGACTACATCGCGTCGAACCCCAAGGTCGTCCAGGCCATGGTCAAGTCCTGGTTCGAGGCGCTCGACATGATCAAGGCGCAGCCGGAGGAGGCCTACCGCATCATGGGCGCCGACGTTAACCAGACGCCCGAGCAGTTCCAGGCCTCCGCCAAGTTCGTGCAATGGTACGACCGCGACATGAACCGGACCTACATGGCCGAGACCCTGCCGAAATTCCTGAAGGAGGCCAACGACGTCATGGTGGAGGCCAGGCTGGTGCGCCGGCCGGCCGACGTCTCGACCATGGTCGACGCATCCTTCGTGAAGTAG
- a CDS encoding DUF1127 domain-containing protein, with amino-acid sequence MKTSAILRRPALADHPPLADAIEGIGRAMLALDAGLLAAFRESRRIRRDYRRLMDADDSLLRDIGVTRADIARASARRRGLR; translated from the coding sequence ATGAAGACGTCGGCAATCCTGCGAAGACCCGCCTTGGCGGACCACCCGCCGCTGGCGGACGCGATCGAGGGCATCGGGCGGGCGATGCTGGCGCTGGACGCCGGCCTGCTGGCGGCTTTCCGCGAGAGTCGCCGGATCCGGCGCGACTACCGCCGCCTGATGGATGCGGACGACTCGCTCCTGCGCGATATTGGCGTCACGCGCGCCGACATCGCCCGGGCATCGGCGCGTCGGCGGGGGCTGCGATGA
- a CDS encoding GNAT family N-acetyltransferase yields the protein MTETLQRDGLTIVRGTPDDPAAVPLIDALSAELLRRFGQDGRGSFAGWDPDDPGSVFLLARDGDEAVGCGAIRPIPEEPGVAEIKRMYAKPSRRGIGSAVLLALEQEAKLRGYRAIWLETLATNAEALAFYTRHGYRRRDNYGSYAGHEGHVCLEKSLG from the coding sequence ATGACGGAAACGCTTCAGCGGGACGGGCTGACGATCGTCCGCGGCACGCCGGACGATCCCGCCGCGGTCCCGCTGATCGACGCGCTCTCGGCCGAACTGCTGCGGCGCTTCGGACAGGACGGCCGCGGTTCCTTCGCCGGCTGGGATCCGGATGACCCGGGTTCGGTCTTCCTGCTGGCACGGGATGGGGACGAGGCGGTCGGGTGCGGCGCGATCCGGCCGATCCCGGAAGAGCCCGGTGTGGCGGAGATCAAGCGGATGTACGCGAAGCCAAGCCGCCGCGGCATCGGCTCGGCGGTGCTGCTGGCGCTGGAACAGGAAGCCAAGCTGCGCGGGTACCGCGCGATCTGGCTGGAGACCCTGGCGACCAACGCCGAAGCCCTGGCTTTCTACACCCGCCACGGCTATCGCCGGCGCGACAATTACGGCAGCTATGCCGGCCACGAAGGCCATGTCTGCCTGGAAAAGTCGCTCGGCTGA
- a CDS encoding carboxypeptidase M32 — translation MSAYQTLERRFARIAAISDALGILQWDTETLMPPGAADGRAEQLATLKVISHELLTDEDNADLLADAEHQTDLSDWQAANLHEMHRAYLHATAVPTDLVEANSRAVSRCEMVWRDARPAGDFAMLLPSLSEVLNLQRKIADAKAEALGCQPYEALLDTYEPSGNTDTIDRLFADLRQFLPGFLAQVLERQARRPEVLPLQGPFPVETQRALGVRMMQAAGFDFSRGRLDISLHPFCGGATHDVRLTTRYDEADFAKALMGVLHETGHALYEQGRPAEWLGQPVSEARGMSLHESQSLLIEMQACRSRAFLEFAAPVMRESFGGTGPAWDADNLYRLYTRVEPGFIRVDADEVTYPAHILIRYELEKALIAGDMTLNDLPGAWNDGMRDLLGLKVPNDRLGCLQDIHWPGGAWGYFPTYTLGAMTAAQLFDAACRADDAVLPGIAKGDFSPLLGWLRTNIHSKGSLLPADELLKQATGRPLDASVYQQHLRRRYLEEA, via the coding sequence ATGTCCGCCTATCAGACGCTCGAACGCCGCTTCGCCCGCATCGCCGCCATCTCCGACGCGCTGGGCATCCTGCAATGGGACACCGAGACGCTGATGCCGCCCGGCGCCGCCGACGGCAGGGCGGAACAGCTCGCGACCCTGAAGGTGATCAGCCACGAGCTGCTGACCGACGAGGACAACGCCGACCTGCTGGCCGACGCCGAGCACCAGACCGACCTTTCCGACTGGCAGGCGGCGAACCTGCACGAGATGCACCGGGCCTACCTGCACGCCACGGCCGTGCCGACCGACCTGGTGGAGGCGAATTCCCGGGCCGTCTCCCGCTGCGAGATGGTCTGGCGCGACGCCCGGCCGGCCGGCGACTTCGCGATGCTCCTGCCGAGCCTGTCGGAGGTGCTGAACCTCCAGCGGAAGATCGCCGACGCCAAGGCCGAGGCGCTGGGCTGCCAGCCCTACGAGGCGCTGCTCGACACCTACGAGCCGAGCGGCAACACCGACACCATCGACCGCCTGTTCGCGGATCTTCGCCAATTCCTGCCGGGCTTCCTGGCGCAGGTGCTGGAACGCCAGGCCCGCCGGCCGGAGGTGCTGCCGCTCCAGGGGCCGTTCCCGGTGGAGACCCAGCGGGCGCTCGGCGTCCGGATGATGCAGGCGGCCGGGTTCGACTTCAGCCGCGGCCGGCTCGATATCAGCCTGCACCCCTTCTGCGGCGGCGCCACCCACGACGTCCGCCTGACCACCCGCTACGACGAGGCGGATTTTGCCAAGGCGCTGATGGGCGTGCTGCACGAGACCGGCCACGCCCTCTACGAGCAGGGCCGCCCGGCCGAGTGGCTGGGCCAGCCGGTCAGCGAGGCCCGCGGCATGAGCCTGCACGAGAGCCAGTCCTTGCTGATCGAGATGCAGGCCTGCCGCAGCCGCGCCTTCCTGGAATTCGCCGCCCCGGTGATGCGCGAGAGCTTCGGCGGCACCGGTCCGGCCTGGGACGCCGACAACCTGTACCGGCTCTATACCCGGGTCGAGCCCGGCTTCATCCGGGTCGATGCCGACGAGGTCACGTACCCCGCCCATATCCTGATCCGCTACGAACTGGAAAAGGCGCTGATCGCCGGCGACATGACGCTGAACGACCTGCCCGGCGCCTGGAACGACGGCATGCGCGACCTGCTGGGCCTCAAGGTCCCCAACGACCGCCTCGGCTGCCTTCAGGACATCCACTGGCCGGGCGGCGCCTGGGGCTATTTCCCCACATACACCCTGGGCGCCATGACCGCCGCCCAACTGTTCGACGCCGCCTGCCGCGCCGACGACGCCGTGCTTCCCGGCATCGCGAAGGGCGACTTCTCCCCGCTGCTGGGCTGGCTCCGCACCAACATCCATTCCAAGGGCAGCCTGCTCCCCGCCGACGAACTGCTCAAGCAGGCCACCGGCCGTCCCTTGGACGCCAGCGTTTACCAGCAGCACCTGCGCCGGCGGTACCTGGAGGAGGCGTGA